In Microvenator marinus, one genomic interval encodes:
- a CDS encoding calcium/sodium antiporter → MLIEFLIFIGGLTILYFGAEWMVEGSSSMALRFGITPIIVGCTVVAFGTSMPELVVSLAAVITESDDISIGNIIGSNIANLALILGTAALIRPIEVHSDVIKREFPVMIAASILFCVLAMDSEISRFDGFILVACMVGYLGFMLSLARKSMKASAAEKAEDPLIEVEVDPNESTNAKDLVKVIGGILGLTFGAHFMVQAATTIASSLGVPQLVIGISIVALGTSLPELATSVVAAAKDESDISVGNVIGSNIFNILSVIGIVGSIAAMSVGRDAVDFDLWIMLAIAMLAWPIMWARKRISRFEGAIMVLVYLSYNVWIYLR, encoded by the coding sequence ATGCTCATTGAGTTTCTAATCTTTATTGGTGGACTCACAATACTCTATTTCGGTGCGGAATGGATGGTGGAAGGCAGCTCCTCTATGGCGCTTAGATTCGGAATTACGCCGATTATCGTGGGTTGCACGGTTGTCGCTTTCGGAACGAGCATGCCGGAGTTGGTGGTCTCGCTAGCCGCGGTCATCACTGAGAGCGACGATATTTCCATCGGAAATATCATCGGGTCGAATATCGCAAATCTCGCGCTAATCCTTGGGACTGCGGCGCTGATCCGTCCAATCGAGGTTCACTCGGACGTCATCAAGCGCGAGTTCCCGGTCATGATCGCGGCGTCCATTCTCTTTTGCGTCTTGGCGATGGACTCCGAGATCTCAAGATTTGACGGCTTTATCCTGGTAGCCTGCATGGTGGGATACCTCGGCTTCATGCTCAGTCTTGCGCGTAAGTCCATGAAAGCCAGTGCGGCCGAAAAAGCAGAAGACCCGCTCATTGAGGTGGAAGTAGACCCAAACGAATCCACCAACGCAAAAGACCTAGTGAAGGTGATTGGCGGAATCCTCGGATTGACATTCGGCGCGCATTTTATGGTTCAAGCGGCCACTACTATCGCATCTTCCCTAGGCGTGCCTCAGCTAGTCATCGGGATTTCGATTGTAGCGCTCGGGACGAGCCTCCCCGAACTTGCCACGAGCGTTGTGGCGGCAGCAAAGGACGAATCCGATATCTCGGTTGGAAACGTCATCGGCTCCAATATTTTCAACATCTTGAGTGTAATCGGCATCGTAGGGTCTATCGCCGCCATGAGCGTGGGGCGAGACGCCGTGGACTTCGACCTCTGGATCATGCTCGCTATTGCCATGTTAGCCTGGCCAATCATGTGGGCACGTAAACGGATTTCTCGTTTCGAAGGCGCAATCATGGTATTGGTCTACCTAAGCTATAATGTGTGGATATATCTGAGGTAG
- the rpmB gene encoding 50S ribosomal protein L28 — protein sequence MARRCKLSKKGRLVGMQVSHSHVRTKKVQLPNLQMKRIFIPEENRWVRVRLTARALRTVSKKGLLQYVKDEGLRLQDVIC from the coding sequence ATGGCTCGCCGTTGTAAACTCTCGAAGAAAGGTCGCCTCGTAGGTATGCAGGTGTCCCACTCGCACGTTCGCACCAAAAAGGTGCAACTCCCTAATCTTCAGATGAAGCGAATCTTCATCCCTGAAGAGAACAGATGGGTCCGAGTGCGACTGACTGCACGTGCACTTCGAACCGTCAGCAAAAAGGGACTCTTGCAATACGTCAAGGACGAGGGCCTTCGCCTTCAAGACGTGATTTGCTAA
- a CDS encoding TonB-dependent receptor domain-containing protein, with amino-acid sequence MKCKFLKTMVLALMVTFGPMSGAWADNNADEAEVQFQLGARAYQDGDYWSALEHFLQSNRLVPNRNVLYNIARSFEQIDKDAEAYRYYVDARVGAPEDDQKEIDKALARLAKKVAVIQVVSDPPGASIYVGRKDLGSVGQTPRPLGLAPGEHKIIVEMEGYRPATSDAIKVGRGESQDVNLKLEPITGRVSFKGDPADIRVDSENSEPICRVPCDTDLIVGMRTLIFSMEGRATQSRQLIVEEGEAYSVDVALPIPMGSVLVTADETEASIEIDGKLRGFTPAVIPNLPAGKHQLRVTRRGFKPVTMEIEVKQGEQLNLDMIEMIPLREVAAASRNVEAIEDAPASISVISAQEIEAFQYPTIYEALRGTRGVSLANDSIYGMVSIRGLGQPNDMNNRLLLLSDGAILNDNILYQAFIGYDGRVDLGEVQSIEVIRGPGSVIYGTGAVSGVVNLVPHAKEEPTALQASFGTFDAGVGRGRAGFVLRNDDASAGVRGSVSAARSEGRDGELFFDLDGDGTTEGNVAEGIDAFDAVSTSGRAWVGPLSAQWHYSHRDIAIPTGSFDTVFNDPRNRYIDQNMMAELRLQTEIAKDLEILARGRANLTLFDLDYLYEGEGPSGEEFLQPYVEVYEGLAVGGEARLSWRPIETLRLSLGSELTFNPLTKMEVYQTEFDRARTDLLDVNPTYNVYAFYGLVDWKLAEWARISAGARMDVWDRSEGESFSSVNPRLALILKPSNGHNVKVMGGRAFRAPSVYELFYTDGSFTTLPSACCGTLTPETFYQAEVEYSWAIDDQWTLLASAHGLLGQNFIGTLPVPNDDEGRVYFGNIEEDQRILGFDLEIRRDFRRGWMFAATAGVLDAQFLEPPASSDTDGTRVPNAPRGYGSLKAVVPAITNRLYLASRLTLETPRRILLDADTTTDWAVIADMVMTGRIEEYGVKYAFGVYNLFDWTLYLPVDPFVSRTMPQQGRSFMANLSLEY; translated from the coding sequence ATGAAGTGCAAGTTCCTCAAAACAATGGTGTTGGCGTTGATGGTGACCTTCGGTCCCATGAGTGGCGCCTGGGCAGATAATAATGCGGATGAAGCCGAGGTGCAGTTTCAGCTCGGCGCACGAGCTTATCAGGACGGTGACTATTGGTCCGCGCTCGAGCACTTCTTGCAGTCTAACCGCTTGGTTCCTAATCGAAACGTGCTCTACAACATCGCGCGTAGTTTCGAGCAGATCGATAAAGATGCCGAGGCCTATCGCTACTATGTGGATGCCCGCGTTGGCGCACCAGAAGACGACCAGAAGGAGATCGACAAAGCCCTCGCGCGCCTTGCAAAGAAGGTCGCTGTGATTCAGGTGGTCAGCGATCCTCCGGGCGCCTCGATCTACGTAGGCAGGAAGGATCTCGGATCCGTAGGCCAGACGCCTCGCCCTTTGGGTCTCGCGCCGGGAGAGCACAAGATCATCGTTGAGATGGAGGGCTACCGGCCGGCTACTTCCGACGCGATCAAAGTGGGTCGGGGTGAGTCACAGGACGTGAACCTGAAGCTCGAGCCGATCACTGGACGCGTGAGTTTTAAGGGAGATCCGGCAGATATTCGAGTGGATTCCGAGAATTCCGAGCCGATCTGTAGGGTCCCGTGTGACACTGACCTCATTGTTGGCATGCGCACCCTGATTTTCTCTATGGAAGGGCGCGCTACGCAGTCGCGCCAGCTCATCGTGGAAGAAGGTGAGGCGTACTCAGTGGACGTGGCACTTCCTATTCCGATGGGATCGGTTCTGGTGACGGCGGACGAAACAGAGGCGAGCATTGAGATCGACGGGAAGCTTCGGGGCTTTACGCCTGCTGTGATTCCGAACCTTCCTGCTGGAAAACATCAGCTCCGCGTAACTCGGCGCGGTTTCAAGCCGGTGACCATGGAGATCGAGGTCAAACAGGGAGAGCAGCTCAATCTGGACATGATTGAGATGATTCCGCTCAGAGAAGTTGCAGCGGCATCGCGTAATGTTGAGGCGATTGAGGACGCACCTGCTTCGATTAGCGTGATCAGCGCTCAGGAGATCGAGGCTTTCCAATATCCCACGATTTACGAGGCGCTGCGCGGAACGCGCGGTGTGTCGCTGGCCAATGACTCGATTTACGGCATGGTTTCTATCCGAGGCCTCGGTCAGCCGAACGATATGAACAATCGTCTGCTTTTGCTCTCGGATGGCGCGATCCTCAACGATAATATCCTCTATCAGGCGTTCATTGGTTATGACGGTCGTGTGGATCTCGGAGAGGTTCAGTCCATCGAGGTCATTCGTGGTCCGGGTTCGGTGATCTACGGTACGGGTGCTGTTTCGGGCGTGGTCAACCTCGTGCCGCACGCCAAAGAAGAGCCGACCGCCTTGCAAGCGAGTTTTGGAACCTTTGATGCCGGCGTAGGACGTGGCAGAGCAGGCTTCGTGTTGCGCAACGATGACGCGAGCGCAGGTGTCCGCGGTTCAGTCTCTGCGGCACGCTCCGAAGGCAGAGATGGTGAGCTTTTCTTTGATTTAGACGGGGACGGGACTACGGAGGGAAATGTCGCTGAGGGCATTGACGCCTTTGATGCGGTCTCGACTTCTGGCCGCGCGTGGGTAGGACCGCTGAGCGCGCAGTGGCATTATTCGCACCGAGATATTGCCATTCCAACGGGTTCATTCGACACCGTGTTCAACGACCCTCGAAATCGTTACATCGACCAGAATATGATGGCGGAGCTTCGGCTTCAGACCGAGATCGCCAAGGACTTGGAGATTTTGGCGCGCGGTCGGGCAAATCTCACTCTTTTCGACCTCGACTATCTCTACGAGGGTGAGGGGCCATCGGGTGAAGAGTTCCTGCAACCGTATGTTGAGGTCTACGAGGGCTTGGCGGTTGGCGGCGAGGCGCGCCTTAGCTGGCGGCCGATTGAGACCCTGCGTTTGTCGCTGGGATCCGAGTTGACCTTCAATCCGCTGACCAAGATGGAGGTCTATCAAACGGAGTTTGACCGCGCTCGCACTGACCTTTTGGATGTAAACCCAACCTACAACGTCTACGCATTCTATGGCCTCGTAGACTGGAAACTCGCTGAGTGGGCACGGATTTCCGCTGGTGCACGTATGGACGTTTGGGACCGCTCCGAGGGCGAGAGCTTCTCGTCGGTCAACCCGCGACTTGCGCTGATTCTAAAGCCTTCTAACGGTCATAACGTCAAGGTCATGGGCGGCCGAGCGTTCCGTGCCCCGAGTGTGTACGAGCTGTTTTATACCGACGGATCGTTCACGACTCTCCCATCTGCGTGTTGCGGGACTCTGACCCCTGAGACCTTCTATCAGGCTGAGGTCGAGTATTCATGGGCTATCGACGATCAGTGGACGTTGCTGGCCTCGGCGCACGGCCTGCTCGGCCAGAACTTCATCGGAACCCTGCCGGTCCCCAATGATGATGAGGGTCGCGTCTACTTCGGAAATATCGAGGAAGATCAGCGGATCCTTGGTTTTGATCTGGAGATTCGTCGTGATTTCAGGCGCGGGTGGATGTTCGCGGCTACGGCCGGCGTGTTGGACGCTCAATTCCTCGAGCCGCCAGCATCTTCTGATACAGACGGAACCCGCGTTCCGAATGCGCCGCGTGGCTACGGCTCGCTCAAGGCGGTGGTTCCTGCGATTACCAACCGTCTCTACCTCGCGTCACGCCTTACTTTGGAGACTCCTCGCCGCATCCTCTTGGACGCGGATACCACCACCGATTGGGCCGTGATTGCCGATATGGTGATGACCGGGAGAATTGAGGAATACGGCGTCAAATACGCGTTTGGTGTCTACAACCTATTCGATTGGACCCTTTATCTGCCCGTCGACCCGTTCGTTTCCCGAACCATGCCTCAACAGGGGCGTTCTTTCATGGCCAACTTGAGCCTCGAGTACTAG
- a CDS encoding bile acid:sodium symporter family protein encodes MIDEVVLNFNPASLIVLNVILAVVMFGVALDLRVDDFKRVISEPKSVALGLLSQLVLLPALTWGLVLVIEPQPSVALGMILVAACPGGNMSNFFTHFARGNTGLSISMTTLVTSVAVFTTPFNFGFWAGLYPPTARLLREVELNVLELGLVLFLLLALPLALGMTLRHKKPELADRIVPYFRHGSLGVFALFIVLALLANWEFFKRFIGMIFVLVFVHNAVALLTGFIVARVGKLSSEDRRALTIETGIQNSGLALVLIFTFFQGLGGMAIIAAWWGVWHLIAGLSLSGYWRRVHPERVN; translated from the coding sequence ATGATCGATGAGGTCGTCCTCAATTTTAACCCCGCGAGTTTGATCGTTTTGAACGTGATTCTGGCGGTGGTGATGTTTGGCGTTGCCCTGGACTTAAGGGTCGACGACTTCAAACGTGTGATATCCGAGCCGAAGAGCGTGGCGCTTGGCTTGCTCTCACAGCTCGTCCTTTTGCCCGCGCTGACCTGGGGGCTGGTGCTTGTAATCGAGCCTCAGCCAAGTGTGGCTTTAGGTATGATCCTTGTGGCCGCGTGCCCAGGCGGAAATATGTCGAATTTCTTCACGCATTTTGCGCGAGGAAATACGGGACTATCAATCTCGATGACCACACTCGTGACGTCCGTTGCGGTCTTTACAACGCCGTTTAATTTTGGCTTCTGGGCGGGACTCTATCCGCCGACTGCGCGCTTGCTCCGAGAGGTGGAACTTAATGTCCTCGAATTAGGGCTGGTCCTATTCCTACTTCTGGCACTCCCGCTCGCGCTAGGAATGACACTACGCCACAAGAAGCCGGAGCTTGCGGACCGCATCGTGCCCTATTTCAGGCATGGGTCTCTGGGTGTCTTTGCACTCTTCATCGTGTTGGCTTTGCTTGCGAACTGGGAGTTTTTCAAGCGATTTATCGGCATGATTTTCGTGTTGGTTTTCGTGCATAATGCCGTGGCGCTCCTCACCGGCTTCATCGTTGCTCGTGTTGGGAAGTTGAGCAGCGAGGATCGGCGCGCGCTCACGATTGAAACTGGCATTCAGAACTCGGGGCTCGCGCTCGTGCTCATCTTCACGTTCTTCCAGGGACTTGGCGGCATGGCCATCATCGCGGCATGGTGGGGAGTTTGGCACCTCATTGCGGGCCTGAGTCTATCGGGCTACTGGCGCCGTGTTCATCCGGAACGCGTGAACTAG
- a CDS encoding sulfite exporter TauE/SafE family protein, which translates to METWLLLAIFGIVLLAFFTESVVGFGATVITVSFGAHLVPLDVLLPAFVPLSAMLSLVLVTRHWRQVDLKFLLQKVALPVGLGTLLGMGLFRVLDSAALLTTFAGFVLLMSGRELKRIWARAEAAKPLKTWLGRTLLGAGGIVHGMFGSGGPMIVYVLGREMTEKGRFRATLSALWLVLNATLVTGYLLDGTLNPVTIELSTTMAPALFFGILLGERVHGAIDESTFKTATWLILFFGAAALFLRAL; encoded by the coding sequence GTGGAAACCTGGTTGCTCTTGGCCATCTTCGGCATCGTGCTCCTCGCGTTTTTCACGGAATCTGTGGTGGGCTTTGGGGCGACCGTGATCACGGTCTCTTTTGGCGCGCACCTCGTTCCTCTGGACGTACTCCTTCCCGCCTTTGTACCGCTTAGCGCCATGCTCTCGCTGGTCCTCGTGACCCGACATTGGCGCCAGGTGGACCTAAAGTTCTTACTCCAAAAAGTCGCACTTCCCGTCGGACTTGGCACATTGCTCGGCATGGGACTCTTCCGTGTGCTCGATTCTGCGGCCCTCCTAACCACTTTTGCGGGCTTTGTGCTTCTTATGTCGGGGAGAGAGCTAAAGCGCATCTGGGCGCGCGCTGAGGCCGCTAAACCATTAAAAACATGGCTAGGCCGCACCCTTCTCGGCGCAGGTGGCATAGTTCACGGTATGTTCGGCTCGGGCGGCCCCATGATCGTCTACGTGCTCGGCCGTGAAATGACCGAGAAAGGCCGATTCAGAGCCACACTCTCCGCCCTCTGGTTGGTTCTAAACGCGACGCTAGTAACCGGCTACCTTTTGGACGGTACTCTCAATCCCGTCACCATTGAGCTCAGCACCACCATGGCCCCCGCGCTTTTCTTCGGCATTCTGCTAGGGGAGCGCGTTCATGGTGCAATCGACGAATCCACGTTCAAGACTGCCACGTGGCTCATTCTCTTTTTCGGCGCTGCCGCCCTATTCCTACGTGCCCTTTAG
- a CDS encoding gamma-glutamylcyclotransferase, translating into MWIFGYGSLIWKTGFAYEARVPGYIRGFSRRFWQGSPDHRGTPENPGRVVTLIPDSDAITWGVAYLLGAESAEKILEGLDLREAGGYSRHNSTVWNRDGEVIAEALVYWATPDNPHFIGPSSYDAMATHILNSHGPSGPNIDYLLNLHQALDELNVEDEHINALVAAAKKT; encoded by the coding sequence ATGTGGATTTTCGGATATGGATCACTGATATGGAAGACGGGATTTGCTTACGAAGCGCGTGTCCCGGGCTATATCCGCGGGTTTTCTCGCCGGTTCTGGCAGGGCTCGCCCGACCACCGCGGCACACCTGAGAATCCCGGGAGGGTTGTGACCCTAATTCCGGACTCGGACGCCATCACCTGGGGCGTGGCCTACCTCCTTGGTGCCGAGTCCGCGGAGAAAATTCTCGAGGGGCTCGATCTTCGAGAAGCAGGCGGCTACTCGCGGCACAACTCCACGGTGTGGAATCGGGACGGCGAGGTCATCGCCGAGGCATTGGTCTATTGGGCAACACCCGACAACCCACATTTCATCGGCCCGAGCAGCTATGACGCCATGGCCACCCATATCTTGAACTCGCACGGTCCTAGCGGCCCAAATATCGACTATTTACTCAATCTTCATCAGGCTTTAGACGAGCTTAATGTCGAAGACGAACATATCAACGCACTCGTAGCAGCGGCCAAAAAAACATGA
- a CDS encoding GNAT family N-acetyltransferase yields MAVELLNDRDELRDFLVKDRLANAYLLGNLDPSYFQFCKWYGLRNSSSELESLALVYTGLSLPVVFIVGPEARFEDMIRECRPVLPDRFHFHVQEDQMHAVKGIFEPTTYQKMHRMGLERSHYKPSREAFAPVQVERLGHRDTLAIMDLYQHYPDNFFEPYQLETGYYFGVRDEDLGLASIAGIHVFSAEHDVAVIGNFVTHPERRGRGLASACTAKLLDSLFERISFVALNVQEGNAPAVKMYSNFGFEKNNEFYEGRISN; encoded by the coding sequence ATGGCTGTAGAACTACTTAATGACAGGGACGAGTTACGCGATTTTCTGGTCAAAGATCGCCTCGCAAACGCGTACCTTTTGGGAAACCTTGACCCGTCGTATTTCCAGTTCTGCAAGTGGTACGGCCTCAGAAATTCAAGCTCCGAGCTCGAAAGCCTGGCGCTGGTCTACACAGGCCTGAGCCTTCCCGTGGTCTTCATCGTTGGCCCTGAGGCGCGATTTGAAGACATGATTCGCGAGTGCCGCCCCGTGTTGCCAGACAGGTTCCATTTCCACGTGCAAGAAGACCAAATGCACGCAGTGAAAGGAATTTTCGAGCCCACGACGTATCAAAAGATGCATCGAATGGGTCTTGAGAGAAGCCACTACAAGCCATCGCGAGAAGCCTTCGCGCCGGTTCAGGTCGAAAGGCTAGGCCACCGCGACACCCTCGCTATCATGGACCTCTACCAGCACTACCCCGACAACTTCTTTGAGCCCTATCAGCTCGAGACGGGCTACTATTTTGGTGTGCGAGATGAGGACCTTGGCCTGGCGAGCATCGCAGGCATTCACGTGTTCAGCGCGGAGCACGATGTCGCCGTAATCGGTAACTTCGTGACACACCCAGAGCGGCGCGGCCGCGGCCTTGCCTCGGCTTGTACCGCGAAACTTCTGGACTCCCTTTTTGAGCGGATTTCTTTCGTGGCGCTCAACGTGCAAGAGGGCAACGCGCCGGCGGTTAAGATGTACTCGAACTTCGGGTTCGAGAAGAATAACGAGTTCTATGAAGGTCGAATCAGCAACTGA
- a CDS encoding GNAT family N-acetyltransferase: MELLTSYTLRNRADAHFEALQATPGIDAFCSSLDWIIPAYEAFIPDHPLYLCEGEHGFVTLARGFNPRIGRYFQPLEASWCLACPFVGSDPGALIKEFSAELASRHVDWDVLYLSGIPQTQNWMRPILRHFGGEHRIGLGHETKRFVASLEDGSDGFLGRRSSKFRTNLRQALKKCGEESIEFERVFASRPEEVEAVYDRIVAIEERSWKGQVGSGILDSGMNLFYRIMLPRLARRGALRVLFAKQGARDLGFVFGGLLGTTYRGLQLSFDTDFQSVSLGNVLQYKIIEALAEEGVLSYDLGSELEYKARWAESRLSTFTLWIWR, from the coding sequence ATGGAGCTTTTGACCTCATATACCCTTCGAAACCGCGCCGACGCGCATTTCGAGGCACTTCAAGCAACGCCGGGCATCGATGCGTTTTGTTCAAGCCTCGACTGGATTATCCCGGCCTACGAGGCGTTCATCCCCGATCATCCGCTCTATCTCTGCGAGGGAGAGCATGGCTTTGTCACGCTTGCGCGCGGATTCAACCCACGAATCGGTCGGTATTTCCAGCCCCTCGAGGCATCGTGGTGTTTGGCATGTCCTTTTGTAGGCTCCGATCCCGGCGCGCTGATCAAAGAGTTTTCGGCGGAGCTTGCGAGCCGGCACGTAGACTGGGACGTACTCTATCTGAGTGGGATTCCACAGACCCAGAACTGGATGAGGCCAATTCTGAGGCATTTTGGCGGCGAACATCGCATTGGACTTGGCCACGAGACCAAACGCTTTGTGGCGAGCCTTGAGGACGGCTCAGACGGGTTTCTAGGGCGTCGTAGCTCGAAATTTCGGACTAATCTGCGCCAGGCGCTCAAAAAATGTGGTGAAGAGAGCATCGAGTTTGAGCGTGTTTTTGCCTCCAGACCCGAAGAGGTCGAGGCGGTCTACGACCGCATCGTGGCTATCGAAGAGCGATCTTGGAAGGGGCAAGTTGGGAGTGGAATTCTCGATTCGGGCATGAACCTTTTCTATCGGATCATGTTGCCACGCCTCGCTCGGCGAGGGGCCCTGAGGGTGCTTTTTGCGAAGCAGGGAGCAAGAGATTTGGGGTTTGTATTCGGCGGGCTCTTGGGCACGACGTATCGTGGACTACAGCTATCTTTTGACACCGATTTCCAGTCCGTTTCACTCGGAAACGTCCTACAATACAAAATCATAGAGGCGCTCGCCGAAGAAGGTGTTCTGAGTTACGATTTAGGCTCGGAGCTCGAGTATAAGGCGCGCTGGGCAGAGTCGCGTCTTTCCACCTTCACCCTTTGGATCTGGCGATAA
- a CDS encoding NUDIX hydrolase, whose translation MKVRDAATMLVLRESPTQVYMVKRHSKSAFLANAWVYPGGALDPSDFDPQLQERVDISGEEASETLKISDPNHALAFFLAAIRETFEEAGLLLATRDGQRVEHLGVEFQEYRSGMQRAEHGLLTLAEAFDLEFPVSKMRYLDHWITPEYAPRRFDTRFFVVEAPKHDAVHDELETVDGVWISPEEALRRGRSGEWFIAPPTESTLEKLLSTSEPRQKREPSSTIAE comes from the coding sequence ATGAAGGTTCGAGATGCCGCTACCATGCTTGTTTTGCGGGAGAGCCCGACCCAAGTCTATATGGTCAAGCGGCACTCAAAGAGCGCCTTTCTGGCCAACGCGTGGGTCTATCCGGGTGGCGCTCTTGACCCATCCGACTTTGACCCTCAACTCCAAGAGCGTGTGGATATTAGCGGCGAAGAGGCCAGTGAGACCCTCAAAATCTCCGATCCGAACCATGCGCTTGCGTTCTTCTTAGCGGCCATTCGCGAGACTTTTGAAGAAGCTGGGCTCCTCTTGGCGACTCGAGATGGGCAACGTGTTGAGCACTTGGGTGTGGAGTTTCAAGAGTATCGTTCTGGCATGCAACGTGCCGAGCATGGCTTACTCACCCTCGCCGAAGCCTTTGACCTCGAGTTTCCGGTGTCCAAAATGAGATACCTGGACCACTGGATAACTCCGGAATATGCGCCGAGGCGCTTCGACACCCGGTTCTTTGTGGTGGAGGCGCCAAAGCACGATGCCGTCCACGACGAGCTCGAAACGGTTGATGGCGTTTGGATAAGCCCCGAAGAGGCGTTGCGACGCGGCCGAAGCGGCGAGTGGTTCATCGCACCGCCTACCGAAAGCACTCTGGAAAAACTACTAAGTACGAGCGAGCCGCGTCAGAAGAGAGAGCCCTCCTCTACAATTGCCGAATGA